In a genomic window of Anoxybacter fermentans:
- a CDS encoding DivIVA domain-containing protein produces the protein MKITPLDIYNKEFRKKFSLWAYDGKEVDEFLDHVAASYEKLLKEMKQLKEENEQLRSELSKYQEMERTLQETMVVAQETVKERKEQAEREAELIIETAKNKAREIMAEAKEKVKERMRQFRQLEEYEQFFRIRLKSLIDSHLQLLNESQIERPEEIETLKKELAVSYEDTTDDEVESWGNVKTEESQPGE, from the coding sequence ATGAAAATCACACCACTGGATATATATAATAAGGAGTTTCGTAAAAAGTTTTCTCTCTGGGCCTATGATGGGAAAGAGGTGGATGAATTTTTAGATCATGTTGCTGCTTCTTATGAAAAGCTCCTAAAAGAGATGAAACAGCTTAAAGAAGAAAATGAGCAATTGAGGTCTGAACTGAGCAAATATCAGGAAATGGAGCGTACCCTTCAGGAGACTATGGTAGTGGCTCAGGAAACTGTGAAAGAGCGGAAAGAACAGGCTGAAAGGGAAGCTGAGTTAATCATTGAAACTGCCAAAAATAAAGCCAGAGAGATTATGGCTGAGGCTAAAGAAAAGGTAAAAGAGCGAATGAGACAATTCCGTCAGCTTGAGGAATATGAACAGTTTTTTCGCATTAGGCTTAAATCTCTAATAGATTCGCATTTACAGCTTTTGAATGAAAGCCAGATTGAAAGGCCTGAAGAGATTGAAACTTTGAAAAAAGAATTGGCTGTAAGTTATGAAGATACAACAGATGATGAAGTTGAAAGTTGGGGTAATGTTAAGACTGAAGAAAGTCAGCCCGGAGAATAA
- a CDS encoding RNA-binding protein, with translation MLNREKMLSHLKSEDDKMIAAHTLDKAESVLRGADLAYTNFLDPHQQEVVEGIIRQIPEVKYRFVGGYDRAERKRLLLIPEYMLWEMIEEPLAFLEIEGNFSFQQVSHRDYLGSLLALGLRREMLGDILVLKDGGCHLIAALEVKDTICLNLTRVHQVPVKVREIEKEELKLPEERIKEISTTVASLRLDSVASAGFSTSRSKMAKEIKNEKVKVNFQIETNPARMIKPDDVISIRGRGRVEIKEIEGETRKGRIKLTLQRYY, from the coding sequence ATGTTGAACCGGGAGAAAATGTTGTCACATCTAAAGTCTGAAGATGATAAAATGATTGCTGCACATACTCTGGATAAAGCTGAAAGTGTATTGAGGGGAGCTGATCTTGCTTATACTAATTTTTTAGATCCTCATCAACAGGAAGTGGTAGAGGGAATAATCCGGCAAATTCCGGAGGTCAAATATCGGTTTGTAGGAGGATATGATCGCGCAGAAAGAAAACGGCTTCTTTTAATCCCTGAGTACATGCTCTGGGAGATGATTGAGGAACCTTTGGCTTTTTTAGAAATTGAAGGTAACTTTTCTTTTCAACAGGTTTCCCATCGGGATTATCTTGGAAGTCTTCTGGCCCTGGGGCTTCGCCGCGAGATGTTGGGAGATATTCTGGTTTTAAAAGATGGCGGCTGTCATCTGATTGCTGCTTTGGAGGTTAAAGATACCATCTGTTTGAATTTAACCAGGGTACATCAGGTTCCTGTAAAGGTTCGTGAAATTGAGAAAGAGGAATTAAAACTACCCGAAGAAAGAATTAAAGAGATCAGTACTACTGTTGCTTCACTAAGGTTGGACTCTGTGGCCAGTGCCGGATTTTCCACATCCCGTTCAAAGATGGCAAAGGAGATAAAAAATGAGAAAGTGAAAGTTAATTTTCAGATTGAGACCAATCCAGCCAGGATGATTAAACCGGATGATGTAATCTCTATTCGGGGGCGTGGAAGGGTTGAAATAAAAGAAATTGAAGGGGAGACCCGCAAAGGTCGAATAAAACTTACTTTACAACGTTATTATTGA
- a CDS encoding YggT family protein codes for MLYRLIDTFFDILYWLIIIRVIISWIRPAIRDPRYYKALRLLYELTEPILEPIRRYMPTGIGIDFSPFVALIFLSIIKNILLSILF; via the coding sequence ATGTTATATCGTTTGATAGATACTTTTTTTGATATACTCTACTGGCTAATTATTATTCGTGTGATTATATCCTGGATTCGTCCGGCTATTAGAGATCCGCGTTATTATAAGGCACTGCGTTTATTATATGAGTTAACGGAACCAATCCTGGAGCCAATTCGTCGATATATGCCTACCGGAATTGGAATCGATTTTTCGCCATTTGTTGCGCTGATCTTCTTATCTATTATAAAAAATATTCTGTTAAGTATTCTGTTTTAA
- a CDS encoding YggS family pyridoxal phosphate-dependent enzyme, protein MGLLERLADVQRRIRLAAERVNRNPEEIKLIPVSKYHSIEKIQTLLKAGIYDFGESRVQELREKQSQLPKDVNWHLIGHLQRNKVKYVVRMPNCKLIHSVDNLRLVQEIQRRCELEDTTMDILVQVNVANDDAKFGILSGEALEFVKKVAEFDRVKVKGLMTIVPEVDDPEEVRPYFRRLKELSEEIRKAAIPGVEMAELSMGMTNDFEVAIEEGATMVRIGSAIFGPRK, encoded by the coding sequence TTGGGTTTACTTGAACGGTTAGCAGATGTTCAAAGAAGGATTCGGCTTGCTGCAGAGCGAGTTAATCGGAATCCGGAAGAGATAAAGCTGATTCCTGTCAGTAAATATCACTCCATTGAGAAGATACAGACTTTACTAAAAGCAGGGATTTATGATTTTGGGGAAAGCAGGGTTCAGGAACTTAGGGAAAAACAATCCCAATTGCCGAAAGATGTAAATTGGCATTTGATTGGACATTTGCAACGGAACAAAGTCAAATATGTAGTTAGAATGCCTAACTGTAAACTGATCCATTCTGTGGATAATCTGCGTCTAGTTCAAGAGATTCAGCGTCGCTGTGAGTTAGAAGATACGACAATGGATATTTTAGTTCAGGTTAATGTTGCCAATGATGATGCTAAATTTGGTATTTTAAGTGGGGAAGCCCTGGAGTTTGTAAAAAAGGTTGCTGAATTTGATAGAGTTAAAGTAAAGGGTCTTATGACCATTGTACCTGAAGTGGATGATCCAGAAGAAGTGAGACCTTATTTCCGCAGATTAAAAGAACTTTCAGAAGAGATTCGTAAAGCAGCTATACCCGGGGTTGAGATGGCTGAACTTTCGATGGGAATGACTAATGATTTTGAAGTTGCTATTGAAGAGGGTGCTACTATGGTGAGGATTGGGTCCGCTATCTTTGGGCCAAGAAAATAA
- a CDS encoding HlyD family efflux transporter periplasmic adaptor subunit, whose amino-acid sequence MVKDYGKKNLIRSDIHQSGQVLKPKKDDKKKNRRELLKKGILFILLLVFIFCIYMAILIRGGPEIILTRYGRIADEFSGKGLLVRSEEVIYAPYPGRVTLFVKEGERCPAERPILRLEGSGGVKTFYSRKAGVISYQVDGLENTLNPDILDDIVEQDYKYFRGKLIKITDGDRVNAGRPLFKIVDNFILYLLVEAPASQVFRYEVGEKIWATFDGLTIVGWITKILDHQNLFIIKLERFPIEMINKRWVDVTIMTNAYTGVYVPRKAITKKGDEFGVYRVVDDTPVFYPISQKGGNELYVVVTGIGRGVEILANPEKDLVKYSK is encoded by the coding sequence ATGGTTAAGGATTACGGAAAGAAGAATCTGATAAGATCAGATATACATCAAAGTGGACAAGTACTGAAACCAAAAAAAGATGATAAGAAAAAAAATCGTAGAGAATTACTAAAAAAAGGTATTCTTTTTATTTTGCTTTTGGTATTTATTTTTTGTATATATATGGCTATTCTTATAAGGGGCGGCCCTGAGATTATCCTCACCCGCTATGGCCGGATAGCGGATGAATTTAGCGGAAAGGGTCTTTTGGTTAGATCTGAAGAGGTTATCTATGCTCCTTACCCGGGAAGGGTAACCCTTTTTGTCAAAGAAGGAGAACGGTGTCCGGCTGAAAGGCCGATTTTAAGGCTGGAAGGTTCTGGTGGAGTAAAAACTTTTTATTCTAGAAAAGCGGGAGTTATTAGTTATCAGGTGGATGGTCTGGAGAATACTTTAAATCCCGATATATTAGATGATATTGTTGAACAGGATTATAAATATTTTCGCGGTAAGTTAATTAAGATTACAGATGGGGACAGGGTCAATGCTGGCCGGCCTCTTTTTAAGATTGTAGATAATTTTATTCTTTATCTTTTAGTTGAAGCCCCGGCAAGTCAGGTTTTTCGCTATGAAGTGGGAGAAAAAATCTGGGCAACTTTTGATGGTCTTACAATTGTCGGTTGGATTACAAAAATATTGGATCATCAGAATCTATTTATAATAAAATTGGAACGTTTTCCTATCGAGATGATTAATAAACGCTGGGTGGATGTAACTATAATGACCAATGCTTATACTGGAGTATATGTGCCTAGAAAAGCCATCACGAAAAAGGGTGATGAGTTTGGAGTGTATCGAGTGGTGGATGATACTCCTGTCTTTTATCCTATAAGCCAGAAAGGCGGTAATGAACTTTATGTAGTGGTGACAGGAATTGGACGAGGTGTTGAAATTCTGGCTAATCCTGAAAAGGACCTGGTAAAATATTCGAAATAA
- the pgeF gene encoding peptidoglycan editing factor PgeF, whose amino-acid sequence MKLLKKDGVQWLIFEHFAKYDFVVHGFSTRIGGVSNPPFITLNLAFHVGDDPKAVIENRKRFCQVLGLQLKDLTAGEQVHGDKIRVVTGKDRGSGAFEYDTAFPCTDGFITNEPGVVLSSYYADCVPLYILDPIQKAVGLAHAGWKGTVKRIGARIIEAMSKNFGTRAEDCLIGIGPSIGPCCYEVDEHVINPLRVEFPYWEELVEVKENGRWNLNLWEINRRVFIETGVKPEQIETSGLCTSCRTDLFFSYRAEGGKTGRMASIIMLKDN is encoded by the coding sequence TTGAAGTTACTCAAAAAAGATGGGGTTCAGTGGCTTATTTTTGAACATTTTGCAAAATATGATTTTGTGGTTCACGGTTTTTCAACCCGGATTGGAGGTGTGAGTAATCCCCCCTTTATAACTTTAAATCTGGCCTTTCATGTAGGAGATGATCCAAAAGCGGTAATAGAAAACCGTAAAAGATTTTGTCAGGTCCTTGGTCTTCAATTAAAGGATTTGACTGCGGGGGAACAGGTGCACGGTGATAAAATCCGGGTAGTGACTGGTAAAGATCGAGGCTCAGGAGCCTTTGAATATGATACTGCTTTTCCTTGTACAGATGGATTTATTACCAATGAGCCTGGAGTTGTATTGAGTTCCTATTACGCAGATTGTGTCCCGCTTTATATTCTGGATCCTATCCAGAAAGCGGTTGGACTGGCCCATGCTGGCTGGAAAGGTACAGTCAAGCGGATAGGAGCCAGGATTATTGAAGCAATGTCTAAAAATTTTGGAACGAGAGCGGAAGACTGTCTTATTGGTATTGGTCCATCTATAGGGCCATGTTGTTATGAAGTGGATGAACATGTGATTAACCCCTTAAGGGTAGAATTTCCCTATTGGGAGGAGCTAGTGGAAGTTAAAGAAAATGGCCGATGGAATCTGAATCTCTGGGAGATTAATCGGCGGGTTTTTATTGAAACCGGAGTGAAGCCGGAACAGATTGAAACAAGTGGTCTATGTACTTCCTGTCGCACTGATTTGTTTTTTTCATATCGGGCTGAAGGTGGTAAAACTGGTCGAATGGCAAGTATTATAATGCTTAAAGATAATTAA
- the nrdR gene encoding transcriptional regulator NrdR produces the protein MKCPYCNYNESKVVDSRSTEENTSIRRRRECLKCGERFTTYERIEELPLMVIKKGGSQEFFDRNKLLTGILKACEKRPIPRKVLEDLVKDIERELRNRMETEVKSEEIGEMVMERLKNVDEVAYVRFASVYRQFKDINIFKQELEKLLES, from the coding sequence ATGAAGTGTCCCTATTGTAATTATAATGAAAGTAAAGTGGTCGATTCACGTTCTACAGAAGAAAATACATCAATCCGGCGGCGAAGAGAATGTCTAAAATGTGGTGAGAGATTTACTACTTATGAACGGATAGAAGAACTGCCTTTGATGGTGATTAAAAAAGGTGGTAGTCAGGAGTTTTTTGACCGAAACAAACTTTTAACCGGAATTTTGAAAGCCTGTGAAAAAAGGCCTATTCCTCGTAAAGTTTTGGAAGATTTAGTTAAAGATATTGAACGTGAACTGAGAAATAGGATGGAGACGGAAGTGAAAAGTGAAGAAATTGGCGAGATGGTAATGGAAAGGCTTAAAAATGTAGATGAAGTGGCCTATGTACGTTTTGCTTCTGTCTACCGCCAGTTTAAAGATATTAATATCTTTAAGCAAGAGTTGGAAAAACTATTGGAAAGTTAA
- a CDS encoding YlmC/YmxH family sporulation protein has protein sequence MIKTSELWSKEVINVVDGRKLGMIEDVEINLKVGKIDSVIIPGRSGLLGFFGGTQDLVIEWNQIEKIGEDVILVKVENFLEPDHQKRQNR, from the coding sequence ATGATTAAAACTTCTGAGTTATGGTCAAAAGAGGTTATTAATGTAGTGGATGGGCGGAAATTAGGAATGATTGAAGATGTGGAGATAAATTTGAAGGTGGGGAAGATTGATTCTGTTATCATTCCCGGACGGTCTGGTCTGTTAGGATTTTTTGGAGGGACTCAGGACCTTGTGATTGAGTGGAATCAGATTGAAAAGATCGGTGAAGATGTGATTCTGGTTAAAGTAGAGAACTTTTTAGAACCAGATCATCAGAAACGGCAAAATAGATAA
- a CDS encoding S41 family peptidase, translating into MKRKWLSKHSFKILLFILLLLVINITSVIAQEGEEESEKLLPPEKLQEDLNFIISTLRDVHPALNEGPLLNAFNERAKAALAHINHPMTRFDFYLLAGDLVNSLKDAHTLLWIKSNRRLPLMFRWVNDGIVIVGKPGLPIQKGDQLIRLGGLAPEELLEKLRILIPAENDFWIKRMGERYLISDFFLKSFKLLTPDETVKLTLKHANGEIYTIELPLKTTQAKLNYKPKRHWFGWKLNTEYGYGLFWLDKCENTPEYKKAVDEFFTAVKESGIKRIAIDVRYNSGGNSRVINAFLKYLPAKTIHEFRSEIRFSPQAIEKRGYSKLFPLFRAIYKLLWNNKSNTPRPSDPNLIFNGKVFVLTSWQTFSSGNWIAVLLKDNKLATIVGEPTGNAPSSFGDILIFETPNLQLKFSVSHKYFARPNPKADFANTLKPDVFIPTTINDIRKGRDPQLEWLVNFATEKDNQ; encoded by the coding sequence GTGAAAAGAAAATGGTTATCTAAACATAGTTTTAAAATATTACTATTTATTCTTCTTCTTTTGGTCATCAACATAACATCCGTGATCGCTCAGGAAGGTGAGGAAGAATCTGAAAAACTTCTTCCACCTGAAAAGTTACAGGAGGATCTGAATTTTATAATTTCAACACTCCGTGACGTACATCCAGCCTTGAATGAGGGGCCTTTACTTAATGCTTTTAATGAACGAGCAAAAGCAGCACTGGCACATATTAATCACCCCATGACACGGTTTGATTTCTATCTTCTAGCTGGAGATTTAGTAAATTCACTTAAAGATGCTCATACTTTACTATGGATAAAGTCAAATCGTCGTTTACCTTTAATGTTTCGTTGGGTCAATGATGGTATAGTTATTGTCGGTAAGCCAGGTTTACCAATACAAAAAGGTGACCAACTAATTCGTCTAGGAGGTCTGGCCCCGGAAGAACTCCTTGAAAAATTGCGAATTTTAATCCCGGCTGAAAACGATTTCTGGATAAAACGTATGGGTGAACGGTATCTAATTTCTGACTTTTTCTTAAAAAGTTTTAAATTACTTACACCTGATGAAACAGTAAAACTTACTTTAAAGCACGCAAACGGAGAAATCTATACCATTGAACTACCGCTAAAGACTACACAGGCAAAATTAAATTATAAACCAAAAAGGCATTGGTTCGGCTGGAAACTTAATACTGAATATGGTTATGGACTATTCTGGCTTGATAAATGTGAAAATACTCCCGAATATAAAAAAGCTGTAGATGAGTTTTTTACTGCCGTTAAAGAGTCTGGAATAAAACGAATTGCAATTGATGTACGGTACAACTCAGGTGGAAATTCCAGAGTAATTAACGCTTTTCTTAAGTATTTGCCTGCTAAGACTATCCATGAGTTTAGATCAGAAATTCGCTTTTCTCCTCAGGCCATAGAAAAACGGGGCTATTCTAAATTATTTCCTTTATTCAGAGCTATATATAAACTTCTCTGGAATAATAAGAGTAATACACCAAGACCTTCAGACCCCAATCTAATCTTTAATGGTAAAGTCTTTGTCCTCACTTCCTGGCAAACCTTTAGCTCCGGTAATTGGATTGCAGTACTTTTAAAGGATAATAAATTAGCTACCATAGTTGGAGAACCTACTGGTAATGCTCCATCCTCTTTTGGAGACATTTTAATTTTTGAAACACCTAATCTGCAACTAAAATTCAGCGTATCACATAAATACTTTGCCCGGCCCAATCCTAAAGCTGATTTTGCAAATACTCTAAAACCCGATGTTTTTATCCCAACAACAATAAATGATATTCGCAAAGGTCGTGATCCTCAATTGGAATGGTTAGTAAATTTTGCTACAGAAAAAGATAATCAATAA
- the spoIIR gene encoding stage II sporulation protein R, with the protein MKRLYILIIVTIVILICLGFNASQAFVLTNGSTEYAYRSNNLLRLHILANSSSPEDQYLKRQVRNLILKETSGFFKDIPSLDRAVEVTSTNLPNLKRKIEDYLQSQGKNYSVKLEIGRFEFPTRTYGNMTLPEGEYQALRVVLGKGEGNNWWCVLFPPLCLDNEDDERQLMALAFTRNKRDLEVKYRFKILDTLEEIPQWVKMNYLEILRLAVMGSNAAMVRGNED; encoded by the coding sequence ATGAAACGTTTATACATTCTAATCATAGTAACAATAGTAATTTTGATCTGTTTAGGATTTAATGCTTCTCAAGCATTTGTTCTTACCAATGGAAGTACGGAATATGCTTATCGCTCAAATAACCTTTTAAGATTGCATATCCTGGCCAATAGTAGTTCACCGGAAGATCAGTATTTAAAGCGCCAGGTACGAAATCTGATTTTAAAAGAAACCAGCGGATTTTTTAAGGACATTCCGAGCCTTGACAGAGCAGTAGAAGTAACCAGTACAAATCTGCCAAATCTTAAGCGGAAGATTGAAGATTATTTGCAAAGTCAAGGCAAAAATTATTCAGTAAAATTGGAGATAGGTAGATTTGAGTTTCCTACCCGCACCTACGGTAATATGACTTTACCTGAAGGCGAGTATCAGGCCCTAAGAGTAGTGCTAGGTAAAGGTGAAGGAAATAACTGGTGGTGTGTACTCTTTCCACCATTATGTCTGGATAATGAAGATGATGAAAGGCAGTTAATGGCATTGGCATTTACCAGAAATAAAAGAGATTTAGAAGTGAAGTATAGGTTTAAAATTTTAGATACTTTAGAAGAGATTCCTCAATGGGTGAAGATGAATTATCTTGAGATTTTGAGATTAGCGGTAATGGGAAGCAATGCTGCAATGGTTCGGGGAAATGAGGATTAA
- the sigG gene encoding RNA polymerase sporulation sigma factor SigG, which translates to MAISGRGNRVANKVEICGVNTSELPVLSNEEMRILFRRMQEGDKEVRNKIVGGNLRLVLSVIQRFNNRGEHVDDLFQVGCIGLMKAIDNFDLGQNVRFSTYAVPMIIGEIRRYLRDNNPIRVSRSLRDTAYRALQVKEALMNKKSKEPTIGEIAVELGIPREEIVYALDAIQDPISLFEPIYHDGGDPIYVMDQISDEKNEDENWLEGIAVREALRRLNDREKLILTLRFYEGKTQMEVAEIIGISQAQVSRLEKAALKHLKRYVMED; encoded by the coding sequence ATGGCAATAAGTGGGAGGGGCAATCGAGTGGCAAACAAAGTAGAAATTTGTGGGGTCAATACGTCAGAGTTACCAGTCCTGTCCAATGAGGAAATGCGGATTCTGTTTCGGAGAATGCAGGAAGGAGATAAAGAGGTCAGAAATAAGATTGTCGGAGGAAATTTACGTCTGGTATTAAGTGTGATTCAGCGTTTTAATAACCGCGGTGAACATGTAGATGATCTTTTTCAGGTTGGCTGTATAGGATTGATGAAAGCTATTGACAATTTTGATCTTGGTCAGAATGTAAGATTTTCCACTTATGCTGTACCGATGATTATAGGAGAGATACGTCGTTATCTGAGAGATAATAATCCTATTCGTGTAAGTCGTTCATTGCGGGATACTGCTTACCGTGCATTACAGGTCAAAGAAGCTTTAATGAATAAGAAATCAAAAGAACCGACTATTGGGGAGATTGCTGTAGAACTGGGAATTCCGCGAGAAGAAATTGTTTATGCACTTGATGCAATTCAGGATCCGATTTCGTTATTCGAGCCTATATATCATGATGGAGGAGATCCCATTTATGTGATGGATCAAATCAGTGATGAGAAGAATGAAGATGAGAATTGGTTAGAAGGAATTGCTGTGCGGGAGGCTTTGCGGAGACTAAATGATAGGGAAAAATTAATTCTAACTCTCAGATTTTATGAAGGCAAGACTCAGATGGAAGTTGCAGAAATAATAGGAATTTCGCAGGCTCAGGTATCCAGATTGGAAAAAGCTGCACTAAAGCATCTAAAACGTTATGTAATGGAGGATTAG
- the sigE gene encoding RNA polymerase sporulation sigma factor SigE codes for MSYLPLFLQLLKIRILQYLGLYQPRIFYIGSSEALPPPLTSDEEKYFLEKLGEGDKAVRSILIERNLRLVVYIARKFENTGIDIEDLVSIGTIGLIKAVNTFDVSKNIKLATYASRCIENEILMYLRRNNKKRSEVSFDEPLNIDWDGNELKLSDVLGTEADLIYKYIEEEVDKELLKEAMEKLSERERKILILRFGLKSKGDTRTQKEVADLLGISQSYISRLEKRIIKKLKYEVKKME; via the coding sequence TTGTCTTATCTACCTTTATTTTTACAGTTATTAAAAATCCGTATCCTGCAATATTTAGGCCTTTACCAACCACGAATCTTTTATATTGGCAGTAGTGAAGCCTTACCACCGCCTTTAACTTCTGATGAGGAGAAATATTTTCTGGAAAAATTAGGTGAAGGAGATAAAGCAGTAAGAAGTATTTTGATCGAACGCAATCTCCGATTGGTTGTGTATATTGCTCGTAAGTTTGAAAATACCGGGATTGATATTGAGGATCTGGTTTCTATAGGTACCATAGGGTTAATTAAGGCAGTAAATACCTTTGATGTTAGCAAAAATATCAAATTGGCAACATATGCTTCCCGTTGTATCGAAAATGAGATTTTGATGTATTTACGGAGAAATAATAAAAAACGTTCAGAGGTCAGTTTTGATGAACCCTTAAACATTGATTGGGATGGAAATGAGTTAAAGTTATCAGATGTATTGGGTACTGAAGCGGATTTAATCTATAAATACATAGAAGAAGAAGTAGATAAAGAACTGCTAAAAGAAGCTATGGAAAAGTTGAGTGAAAGAGAGAGAAAAATTTTGATTTTGCGGTTTGGCTTAAAGTCAAAGGGAGATACCAGGACTCAAAAAGAGGTGGCAGATTTATTGGGAATCTCCCAATCCTATATTTCCCGTCTGGAGAAACGAATTATCAAAAAATTGAAATATGAAGTAAAAAAGATGGAATAA
- a CDS encoding sigma-E processing peptidase SpoIIGA gives MGTQKLVINLDVLFLNDLVMTLVLLWATARFSGLRVRFGPLFISGIVGSLYTVILVLPLFSGLSDSLYIFLHLLLNLTVASLMIRIAFGLMKWKKFIKTLGYFYLITFLAGGAALSIYFVVGSSPAQWVSSWIEMGNVYGWLYLAAIGVALIVGRHGWNLIRERFYKEKYSLKFRVWIDEQMVQVLGLMDTGNLLRDPLTNLPVIVMEIDALMGLFPTEIRTILGDEELDLIDKVEKLLQSKWFHRFQVIPFSSLGTEGGLMIGCRPDRVEIVGKEIREVGRIILALYQGVLDKEGDYQALLHPELLEMV, from the coding sequence ATGGGAACTCAGAAATTAGTTATAAATCTGGATGTATTATTTTTAAATGATCTGGTGATGACCCTGGTCTTACTTTGGGCTACTGCCAGATTTTCAGGTTTAAGAGTACGTTTTGGACCTCTTTTTATAAGTGGTATAGTCGGCTCTCTTTATACAGTTATCCTGGTTTTACCCCTCTTTAGCGGTTTATCAGATTCACTTTATATTTTTTTACATCTGTTGTTAAACCTGACTGTAGCATCTCTAATGATCCGGATTGCCTTTGGTTTGATGAAATGGAAGAAGTTTATTAAAACTTTGGGTTACTTTTATTTGATTACTTTTCTGGCTGGAGGAGCTGCGTTGAGCATTTATTTTGTTGTTGGTTCTTCTCCAGCCCAATGGGTATCCAGCTGGATTGAGATGGGTAATGTGTACGGATGGCTTTATTTGGCTGCGATAGGAGTTGCATTGATTGTAGGTAGACATGGCTGGAATTTGATTCGGGAGCGGTTTTATAAAGAAAAGTATTCACTTAAATTCCGGGTCTGGATTGATGAACAGATGGTTCAGGTTTTGGGATTGATGGATACAGGTAATCTACTTCGCGATCCTTTAACTAATCTGCCAGTAATTGTAATGGAAATAGATGCTTTGATGGGACTATTTCCCACAGAGATCAGGACCATTTTGGGAGATGAAGAGTTAGATTTAATTGATAAGGTAGAAAAATTATTGCAATCAAAGTGGTTTCATAGATTTCAAGTCATTCCCTTTTCATCATTGGGTACGGAAGGAGGTTTAATGATTGGATGCCGGCCTGATCGGGTGGAGATAGTAGGTAAAGAGATTCGTGAGGTTGGACGGATTATTCTGGCATTATATCAGGGTGTACTGGATAAAGAGGGTGACTACCAGGCATTACTTCACCCCGAATTACTTGAGATGGTGTAG